One genomic segment of Clostridium estertheticum subsp. estertheticum includes these proteins:
- a CDS encoding CotS family spore coat protein, producing the protein MEIEEVKEIVKDNYSLNIDNIEKIKNVYRIETRDNKYCLKIVNYELGHFLFIIGAIKHLQNNGFQSIPEIIETNDQNEYITLQNKYAYLTLWVDARECDYDNLEEIKLCTSKLAELHKKSLNFKVTPDMKPRIAWLKWIETFKTRGNEILDFKRRISEKKCLTEFDSNYLKIMQGELERCNKAVNNLYRSEYVSKMKEEIKHRGFCHHDYAHHNVLLEKSGGVSVIDFDYCILDTHLHDLSSLLIRRMKNGKWNLENALFIMYEYDETFPIYKSDIEVMAAFMEFPQEYWQIGIQYYWEKKDWGEEFFLKKLEKMNEDKDDKQILIDKFRKIKYGR; encoded by the coding sequence TTGGAAATAGAAGAGGTAAAGGAGATAGTAAAGGATAATTACTCTCTTAATATTGATAATATAGAAAAAATAAAAAACGTTTATAGGATAGAAACTAGAGATAATAAGTATTGTTTAAAAATAGTTAATTATGAACTTGGTCATTTTTTATTTATTATTGGCGCAATAAAACATTTGCAGAATAATGGATTTCAAAGTATACCTGAAATTATTGAGACTAATGATCAAAATGAGTATATAACACTCCAAAATAAATATGCTTATTTAACACTATGGGTAGATGCAAGGGAATGTGATTACGATAACCTAGAAGAAATAAAACTATGTACATCAAAACTTGCAGAGCTTCATAAAAAAAGTCTGAATTTTAAAGTCACACCTGATATGAAACCTAGAATAGCATGGCTTAAGTGGATAGAAACTTTTAAAACTCGAGGAAATGAGATATTGGATTTTAAGAGGAGGATAAGTGAAAAAAAATGTTTAACAGAATTTGACAGTAACTATTTGAAAATTATGCAAGGTGAGCTAGAAAGGTGTAATAAAGCAGTAAATAACCTGTATAGAAGCGAATACGTAAGTAAGATGAAGGAAGAAATTAAACATAGGGGGTTCTGTCATCATGATTACGCGCATCATAATGTGTTACTTGAGAAAAGTGGGGGCGTGAGTGTAATTGATTTTGATTATTGCATCTTAGACACTCATTTACATGATTTAAGTAGTCTTCTAATAAGGAGAATGAAAAACGGTAAATGGAACCTTGAAAATGCACTTTTCATAATGTATGAGTATGATGAGACATTTCCAATATACAAAAGTGACATAGAGGTAATGGCAGCGTTTATGGAATTTCCTCAAGAGTATTGGCAAATAGGAATTCAATATTATTGGGAAAAAAAGGATTGGGGAGAAGAGTTTTTCTTAAAGAAACTTGAAAAGATGAATGAGGACAAAGATGATAAACAAATTCTTATTGATAAGTTTAGAAAAATAAAATATGGGAGGTAA
- a CDS encoding CotS family spore coat protein, whose protein sequence is MLDVRYKDKAYLSKYDLDINLFSKFDLVVYDVIPVRKVFILDTNKGNKVLKKVNYSIELLEFINYGIEYIRNNNFDRIIQFEKTKSELIYVPWKSDIYCIMNLVEGRECEYSNPVDVNLASKAIAELHKASQGLMHKEEFERLLAKNEQRYLGGKIIQNYKNKLDELMFFKSIATLNENKNEFDDIFLEHVKYYAENIKKSLDIIKESNYYELCAEKEKIVFCHHDLAHHNILINKGEVYFLDFDYAIVDLRVHDVCNFINKVIKNFCYDKDKCSSILQEYTEVNPLDDRELKVLYGMLSFPEDFYSISKDYYTRKKQWSEEVFLNRLKKKVEYKEDREKFLEDFKNHYNC, encoded by the coding sequence ATGTTAGACGTCAGATACAAAGATAAGGCGTATTTAAGTAAATATGATCTAGATATAAATTTATTTAGCAAATTTGATCTTGTGGTTTATGATGTTATTCCAGTAAGAAAGGTTTTTATACTTGATACAAACAAAGGTAATAAAGTTTTAAAAAAGGTAAACTATAGTATAGAGTTACTTGAGTTTATTAATTATGGTATTGAGTATATTAGAAATAATAATTTTGATAGAATTATTCAATTTGAAAAGACAAAATCCGAATTAATATATGTTCCATGGAAAAGTGATATATATTGCATTATGAATCTAGTAGAAGGGAGAGAGTGTGAGTATAGTAATCCAGTTGATGTAAATCTTGCATCTAAAGCAATAGCTGAGCTTCATAAAGCATCGCAAGGCCTTATGCATAAGGAAGAATTTGAAAGGCTACTTGCAAAGAATGAGCAGCGGTACTTAGGTGGTAAGATTATACAAAATTATAAAAATAAATTAGATGAACTTATGTTTTTTAAAAGCATAGCAACCTTAAATGAAAATAAAAATGAATTTGATGATATATTTTTAGAGCATGTAAAATATTACGCAGAAAATATAAAAAAAAGTTTAGATATTATTAAGGAATCAAATTATTACGAATTATGCGCTGAAAAAGAAAAAATCGTATTTTGTCATCACGATTTGGCTCATCATAATATATTAATTAATAAGGGAGAAGTGTATTTTTTAGATTTTGATTATGCTATTGTAGATTTAAGAGTTCATGACGTTTGTAATTTTATTAATAAAGTAATAAAAAATTTTTGTTATGATAAAGATAAATGTAGCAGTATTTTACAAGAATATACAGAGGTAAACCCATTAGATGATAGGGAACTCAAGGTGCTTTATGGTATGCTTAGTTTTCCAGAAGATTTCTATAGTATATCGAAAGACTATTATACAAGGAAAAAACAATGGAGCGAAGAGGTATTTTTAAATAGATTAAAGAAGAAAGTAGAGTATAAAGAGGATAGAGAAAAGTTTTTAGAAGACTTTAAAAATCATTATAATTGCTAG